In Polaromonas sp. JS666, one genomic interval encodes:
- a CDS encoding SDR family oxidoreductase: MKKLQDRVAIITGAGGGFGEGIAKHFAELGAKVVVADLRAEAAQQVAAAIESAGGQAIAVHVDVTQDASVADMVAAAVKRFGRLDILVNNAGTTHKNQPMLETDEKTFDRVYATNVKSIYLGARHAVPLFRQQGGGVIINIASTAGLRPRPGLSWYAGTKGAAITLTKAMAVELAPDKIRVNAINPVMGETGLLADFLPGADSEEVRQKIIATIPLGRLSKPIDIAKATAFLASDEADFITGVALEVDGGRCI, translated from the coding sequence ATGAAGAAACTTCAGGACCGCGTCGCCATCATCACCGGCGCCGGCGGCGGATTTGGCGAAGGCATTGCGAAACATTTCGCCGAACTCGGCGCCAAAGTGGTCGTGGCCGACCTGCGCGCCGAGGCCGCGCAGCAGGTCGCCGCCGCCATCGAGTCGGCGGGTGGCCAGGCAATCGCGGTGCACGTCGACGTGACGCAGGACGCATCGGTGGCCGACATGGTGGCCGCCGCGGTCAAGCGCTTCGGCCGCCTGGACATCCTCGTCAACAACGCCGGCACCACGCACAAGAACCAGCCCATGCTGGAGACCGACGAGAAGACCTTCGACCGCGTCTATGCGACCAACGTGAAAAGCATTTACCTCGGCGCGCGCCATGCGGTGCCGCTGTTTCGCCAGCAGGGCGGCGGCGTCATCATCAACATCGCCTCCACCGCCGGCCTGCGCCCGCGCCCGGGCCTGAGCTGGTACGCCGGCACCAAGGGCGCGGCCATCACGCTGACCAAGGCCATGGCGGTCGAGCTGGCACCGGACAAGATCCGCGTCAACGCCATCAACCCGGTGATGGGCGAGACCGGCCTGCTCGCCGACTTCCTGCCCGGCGCGGACAGCGAGGAGGTGCGCCAAAAAATCATCGCGACGATCCCGCTGGGTCGCCTGAGCAAGCCGATCGACATCGCCAAGGCGACCGCCTTTCTGGCCAGCGACGAAGCCGACTTCATCACCGGTGTGGCGCTCGAAGTCGACGGCGGCCGCTGCATCTGA
- a CDS encoding TRAP transporter large permease, which yields MPITLLTSMVLAFALSISISVAIGGSAMLGLALFDMDKLVLAPKEMFAAIDKFPLAAVPFFILAGNLMETGGISRRLVEFAKSLVGGVQGGLPMTCVLTCMIFAAVSGSSVATTFAIGSILIPALIKHGYPTSYAAALQATSAELGVIIPPSIPMILFGVSAEVSIGELFIAGFGPGLLIGGALMLFVHLYCRFKGWGKRDGDGRLPVRIATAKAGWALLMPVIILGGIYGGIFTPTEASVVAVFYALTVGLFIHRELELKDLVPVFRKSLISSAVIMFIIANAGLFAFLITRAGVPEALGTWLTEVLKSPTWFLLGVNAALFVIGMFIETSAAIIVLAPILVPVARHFGVDPVHFGTIMVVNLALGMITPPFGVNLFAACTVARISLDQIVRHLVPFVLVIVGCLMVVTYVPSISLALRDLVYPPKVASVAPSPSPWVAPAPASN from the coding sequence ATGCCCATCACACTATTGACTTCGATGGTGCTCGCGTTTGCGCTGAGCATTTCCATTTCCGTGGCCATAGGCGGCTCGGCCATGCTGGGCCTGGCGCTGTTCGACATGGACAAGCTGGTGCTCGCGCCCAAGGAGATGTTTGCCGCGATCGACAAGTTTCCGCTCGCGGCCGTGCCGTTCTTCATCCTGGCGGGCAACCTGATGGAGACCGGCGGCATCTCGCGGCGGCTGGTCGAATTCGCCAAGTCGCTGGTCGGTGGCGTGCAGGGCGGCCTGCCGATGACCTGCGTGCTCACCTGCATGATCTTTGCCGCGGTGTCGGGCTCCTCGGTGGCCACCACCTTCGCCATCGGCTCCATCCTGATTCCCGCGCTGATCAAGCACGGCTACCCGACCAGCTACGCCGCCGCGCTGCAGGCGACCTCGGCCGAGCTCGGCGTGATCATTCCGCCGTCCATCCCGATGATCCTGTTCGGCGTGTCGGCCGAGGTGTCCATCGGCGAACTGTTTATCGCCGGCTTCGGCCCGGGCCTGCTGATCGGCGGCGCGCTGATGCTGTTTGTGCACCTGTATTGCCGCTTCAAGGGCTGGGGCAAGCGCGATGGCGACGGCCGGCTGCCGGTGCGCATCGCCACGGCCAAGGCCGGCTGGGCGCTGCTGATGCCGGTGATCATCCTGGGGGGCATCTACGGCGGCATTTTCACGCCCACCGAGGCGTCGGTGGTGGCGGTGTTCTATGCGCTGACGGTGGGGCTGTTCATTCACCGCGAACTGGAGCTCAAGGACCTGGTTCCGGTCTTTCGCAAGTCGCTGATCTCCAGCGCGGTGATCATGTTCATCATCGCCAACGCCGGGCTGTTCGCCTTCCTGATCACGCGCGCCGGTGTGCCGGAAGCGCTGGGCACCTGGCTGACCGAGGTGTTGAAGTCGCCCACGTGGTTTCTGCTGGGCGTGAACGCGGCGCTGTTCGTCATCGGCATGTTCATTGAGACCTCCGCCGCCATCATCGTGCTGGCGCCTATCCTGGTGCCTGTGGCGCGTCACTTCGGCGTCGACCCGGTGCACTTCGGCACCATCATGGTGGTCAACCTCGCGCTGGGAATGATCACGCCGCCGTTTGGCGTGAACCTGTTCGCCGCCTGCACGGTGGCCAGGATTTCACTCGACCAGATCGTCAGGCACCTGGTGCCCTTCGTGCTCGTGATCGTCGGTTGCCTGATGGTCGTCACCTATGTGCCCAGCATCAGCCTGGCGCTGCGCGACCTGGTCTATCCGCCGAAGGTCGCCAGCGTGGCCCCATCGCCTTCTCCATGGGTCGCGCCGGCCCCCGCGTCGAATTGA
- a CDS encoding NADP-dependent oxidoreductase has translation MKAFILERYGKKRALRLADMPTPELRDDEVLVQVHAAGVNLLDSKIRDGEFKLILPYRLPLILGHDVAGVIVKVGPQVRQFKLGDEVYARPDDFRIGTFAEFVPVKEASLALKPKGLTMEEAASIPLVALTAWQALVEKANLKKGQKVFIQAGSGGVGTFAIQLAKHLGATVATTTSTTNVALVKSLGADVVIDYKTQDFEDVLRDYDVVLNSQDGKTLEKSLRVLKGGGKLISISGPPDPEFGKESGAPGFVKLVMRLLSSGIRRKARSRGVSFSFLFMKANGSQLREVTRLFDAGVIRPVMDRVFPFESTNEAMAYVEAGRAKGKVVVKIK, from the coding sequence ATGAAAGCATTTATTCTTGAGCGATATGGAAAAAAGCGCGCGTTGCGCTTGGCGGACATGCCGACTCCGGAGTTGCGCGACGACGAGGTCTTGGTCCAGGTCCATGCCGCTGGCGTGAACCTGCTGGACTCCAAGATCCGGGATGGAGAGTTCAAGCTCATCCTGCCCTATCGCCTGCCCCTCATCCTGGGCCACGACGTCGCTGGGGTGATCGTCAAGGTCGGCCCGCAAGTGCGGCAGTTCAAGCTGGGCGATGAGGTCTATGCGCGGCCGGATGATTTTCGGATCGGTACATTCGCTGAGTTCGTCCCGGTCAAGGAGGCATCGCTTGCGCTCAAGCCCAAGGGCCTCACGATGGAAGAAGCCGCTTCCATTCCCCTGGTGGCTTTGACGGCTTGGCAGGCACTGGTCGAGAAGGCCAACCTGAAAAAGGGGCAGAAGGTCTTCATCCAGGCTGGCTCGGGCGGCGTAGGCACTTTTGCCATCCAGTTGGCCAAGCATCTGGGCGCAACCGTCGCCACGACGACGAGCACGACCAATGTCGCGCTCGTGAAGAGTCTGGGCGCGGACGTCGTCATCGACTACAAGACGCAGGACTTTGAGGATGTCTTGCGCGACTACGACGTGGTCCTGAACAGCCAGGACGGCAAGACGCTCGAAAAATCCCTCCGCGTGCTCAAGGGCGGCGGGAAGCTCATCTCCATCTCCGGTCCGCCTGATCCCGAATTCGGCAAGGAAAGCGGGGCCCCCGGGTTCGTGAAACTGGTCATGCGGCTGCTGAGCTCAGGCATCAGACGCAAGGCAAGGAGCCGCGGCGTCAGCTTCTCGTTCCTCTTCATGAAGGCGAACGGCAGCCAACTGCGCGAGGTCACCCGTCTTTTCGATGCTGGCGTCATCCGCCCCGTGATGGATCGGGTGTTCCCGTTCGAATCAACCAACGAGGCCATGGCCTACGTCGAAGCAGGCCGCGCCAAGGGCAAGGTCGTCGTCAAGATCAAGTGA
- the oiaK gene encoding 3-oxo-isoapionate kinase OiaK codes for MADNRWPDGLLLAYYGDDFTGSTDVMEAFSAAGVPTVLFLRPPTADWLKRFPEVRCVGLAGQSRGRSPDWMDRELPQAFASLAKLGAPILQYKVCSTFDSSPAVGSIGRAIDIGVPLMPGNWSPMVVGAPRLKRYQAFGNLFAAVDGVGYRLDRHPTMSRHPVTPMAEADLRLHLAAQTPRRSELIDMVQLRTGDAAARVQALAGADVPVVLLDVLDEETLAAAGRLVWTQRGRGLFTASSSGLQYALAAHWRSQGLLPEQPSLPVAAPVPVIAVVSGSCSPVTAAQIAWAQGQGFQAERLNLPRLLDARESEVEIERVVAAAVGAIALGVSPLVYSAAGPDDAAVRQFDATATQAGLARGEAAQRVGEGLAEVMRRLLERAPLQRIVVAGGDSSGEVASALDITALSVVAGLAPGAPLCKAWSERRERDGLEIVLKGGQMGTASFFGAVRAGRLLD; via the coding sequence GTGGCCGACAACCGCTGGCCGGACGGCCTGCTGCTCGCCTACTACGGCGACGACTTCACCGGCTCCACCGACGTGATGGAGGCCTTCAGCGCGGCTGGCGTGCCGACCGTGCTGTTCCTGCGCCCGCCCACGGCAGACTGGCTGAAGCGGTTTCCCGAGGTGCGCTGCGTCGGCCTGGCCGGCCAGTCGCGCGGCCGCAGCCCGGACTGGATGGACCGCGAGTTGCCGCAGGCCTTCGCCAGCCTGGCCAAACTCGGCGCGCCGATTCTGCAATACAAGGTCTGCTCGACCTTCGACTCCTCGCCCGCGGTGGGTTCGATCGGCCGCGCCATCGATATCGGCGTGCCGCTGATGCCGGGCAACTGGTCGCCCATGGTGGTCGGCGCGCCGCGCCTGAAGCGCTACCAGGCCTTTGGCAACCTGTTCGCGGCGGTCGACGGCGTGGGCTACCGCCTGGACCGGCACCCGACCATGTCGCGCCACCCGGTCACGCCCATGGCCGAGGCTGACCTGCGCCTGCATCTGGCGGCGCAGACACCGCGCCGCAGCGAGCTGATCGACATGGTGCAGCTGCGTACCGGCGACGCGGCCGCCCGCGTGCAGGCGCTCGCCGGTGCCGACGTGCCGGTGGTGCTGCTTGACGTGCTTGACGAAGAAACACTGGCTGCGGCCGGCCGCCTGGTCTGGACGCAGCGCGGCCGTGGCCTGTTCACGGCCTCGTCATCCGGCCTGCAGTACGCGCTGGCCGCGCACTGGCGCAGCCAGGGCCTGTTGCCGGAGCAGCCTTCGCTGCCGGTGGCGGCACCCGTGCCGGTGATTGCCGTGGTCAGCGGCAGTTGCTCGCCGGTGACGGCGGCGCAGATCGCCTGGGCGCAAGGGCAGGGCTTTCAGGCCGAGCGCCTGAATCTGCCGCGCCTGCTCGACGCACGCGAGAGCGAGGTCGAGATAGAGCGCGTGGTGGCCGCCGCCGTGGGGGCCATAGCGCTGGGCGTCAGCCCGCTCGTGTATTCAGCCGCCGGGCCCGACGACGCAGCGGTGCGCCAGTTCGATGCGACGGCCACGCAAGCCGGCCTGGCCCGCGGCGAGGCGGCGCAGCGCGTCGGTGAGGGTCTTGCCGAAGTGATGCGGCGGCTGCTCGAGCGTGCGCCCTTGCAGCGCATTGTGGTGGCTGGTGGCGACAGTTCGGGCGAGGTGGCGAGCGCGCTCGACATCACCGCGCTCAGCGTGGTGGCCGGGCTCGCGCCGGGCGCACCGCTGTGCAAGGCCTGGTCCGAGCGCCGCGAACGCGACGGCCTGGAGATTGTGCTGAAGGGCGGCCAGATGGGCACGGCCTCGTTTTTCGGCGCCGTGCGTGCCGGCCGTTTGCTCGACTAA
- a CDS encoding aldehyde dehydrogenase family protein: MEPQLNLIAGERCAATSGRTLDVLDPSDGEVFTTLPRSDARDIDAAVAAARAAFHGAWGRTTATERGRIMMRLSALILQHHTALSELECRDTGKPIQQAQADIMACARYFEYYGGAADKLHGEMIPYAQGTTVMAVRVPHGVTGHIIPWNYPAQIFGRSVGGALAAGNACVVKPAEDACLTPLRIAALALEAGLPAGALNIVCGLGIEAGAALASHTGINHISFTGSPQTGTAVAQAAAVNHVPVTLELGGKSPQILFADADLEQALPVVVNAIVQNAGQTCAAGSRVLIDRAIHAQVMAQLKERFEALSTGPGLQGLDCGPLINRKQLERVQTMVEAARGDGVRVAARARLVGGAPSGGFFFPPMLLDDVPPAHTIAQSEVFGPVLAAMTFDGEDEAVDIANGTPFGLTAAVWTRDGARQLRVAHRIEAGQVFINNYGAGGGIELPFGGMKHSGYGREKAFEGLRGFTTIKTIAIKHG, translated from the coding sequence ATCGAGCCACAGCTCAACCTCATCGCCGGCGAACGCTGCGCCGCCACATCCGGACGAACCCTCGACGTGCTCGACCCGTCCGACGGGGAGGTCTTCACCACCTTGCCGCGCAGCGACGCGCGCGACATCGACGCTGCTGTGGCAGCCGCGCGGGCGGCCTTCCACGGCGCCTGGGGCCGCACCACGGCCACCGAGCGCGGCCGCATCATGATGCGGCTGTCGGCGCTGATCCTGCAGCACCATACCGCGCTGTCGGAGCTGGAGTGCCGCGACACCGGCAAGCCGATCCAGCAGGCACAGGCCGACATCATGGCCTGCGCGCGCTACTTCGAGTACTACGGCGGCGCGGCCGACAAGCTGCACGGCGAAATGATTCCGTATGCGCAAGGCACGACCGTGATGGCCGTGCGCGTGCCGCATGGCGTCACCGGCCACATCATTCCGTGGAACTACCCGGCGCAGATTTTCGGCCGCTCGGTCGGCGGCGCGCTGGCTGCGGGCAATGCCTGTGTCGTGAAACCGGCCGAAGATGCCTGCCTGACACCGCTGCGCATCGCCGCGCTGGCCCTGGAGGCCGGCCTGCCCGCCGGTGCGCTGAACATCGTCTGCGGCCTGGGCATTGAAGCCGGTGCGGCGCTCGCCAGCCACACCGGCATCAACCACATTTCCTTCACCGGCTCGCCGCAGACCGGCACCGCCGTTGCGCAGGCGGCCGCCGTCAACCATGTGCCGGTGACGCTGGAGCTCGGCGGCAAGTCGCCGCAGATCCTGTTCGCCGATGCCGACCTGGAGCAGGCGCTGCCGGTGGTGGTGAATGCCATCGTACAGAACGCCGGCCAGACCTGTGCCGCCGGCAGCCGGGTGCTGATAGACCGCGCCATTCATGCGCAGGTCATGGCGCAACTGAAGGAGCGATTCGAGGCGCTGTCTACCGGCCCCGGCCTGCAGGGCCTGGACTGCGGCCCGCTGATCAACCGCAAGCAGCTGGAGCGCGTGCAAACCATGGTCGAGGCGGCGCGTGGCGACGGCGTGCGGGTGGCGGCGCGCGCGCGCCTGGTGGGCGGCGCGCCTTCAGGCGGTTTCTTCTTTCCGCCCATGCTGCTCGATGACGTTCCGCCCGCGCACACGATTGCGCAGTCGGAGGTCTTTGGCCCGGTGCTGGCGGCCATGACCTTCGACGGCGAGGACGAAGCCGTCGACATCGCCAACGGCACGCCCTTTGGCCTGACGGCCGCGGTGTGGACGCGCGACGGCGCGCGCCAGCTGCGCGTCGCGCACCGCATCGAGGCCGGCCAGGTCTTCATCAACAACTACGGCGCCGGTGGCGGCATCGAGCTGCCCTTCGGTGGCATGAAACATTCGGGCTATGGCCGCGAGAAGGCCTTCGAGGGCCTGCGCGGCTTCACGACCATCAAGACCATTGCCATCAAGCACGGCTGA
- a CDS encoding SDR family NAD(P)-dependent oxidoreductase: MTSDNSSMSVAVITGGARGIGLAIGQWFLKHGHRVALLDIDGDTLAQTAARLNDDHVLAVHCDVSDPQQVQAAVDKVRAAFGRIDALVNNAGVAVFKPIAETTFAEWRHVMATNLDGAFLCTQACAPVMQKTGGGSVVNIASISGLRASTLRVAYGTSKAALIHLTKQQAVELGNVGIRVNAIAPGPVETEMAKLVHSVAIRSDYYDAIPLNRYGTTEEIASVAGFLCSAAASYVNGQVVAADGGFDAAGVGLPTLRKRAAA, encoded by the coding sequence ATGACGTCTGATAATTCATCCATGTCGGTAGCCGTGATCACAGGCGGTGCCCGCGGCATCGGCCTGGCGATTGGCCAGTGGTTCCTGAAACACGGTCATCGGGTCGCACTGCTCGACATCGACGGCGATACGCTGGCCCAGACGGCCGCCAGGCTGAATGACGATCACGTGCTTGCCGTCCACTGTGACGTGTCCGACCCGCAGCAGGTGCAAGCTGCCGTGGACAAGGTAAGGGCTGCCTTCGGCCGGATTGACGCGTTGGTTAATAACGCCGGTGTGGCGGTGTTCAAACCCATTGCTGAAACTACCTTTGCGGAATGGCGCCACGTGATGGCGACGAATCTTGACGGTGCGTTTCTGTGTACCCAGGCCTGCGCACCGGTCATGCAAAAAACTGGCGGTGGCAGCGTTGTCAATATCGCGTCCATCTCCGGTCTGCGCGCCAGCACACTGCGCGTTGCGTACGGCACCAGCAAGGCCGCGCTCATACACCTTACCAAGCAGCAGGCCGTGGAGCTGGGCAATGTCGGCATCCGGGTGAACGCAATCGCTCCCGGCCCCGTAGAGACCGAGATGGCCAAGCTGGTTCACAGCGTGGCCATCCGCTCGGACTACTACGATGCAATCCCGCTGAACCGCTATGGCACAACCGAGGAGATCGCGTCGGTCGCCGGTTTCCTCTGCAGTGCTGCCGCGAGTTATGTGAACGGCCAGGTCGTGGCCGCGGACGGCGGCTTCGACGCTGCCGGCGTAGGTCTGCCCACGTTGCGCAAGCGGGCCGCAGCCTAG
- a CDS encoding SDR family oxidoreductase has protein sequence MKIENSVVLVTGANRGIGQAFSRELLARGARKVYAGARDPATVTQSGVQALRLDVTKPADVAAAAALASDVTLIINNAGIAQPGGFLAADSEDVARRIFETNFFAMLRMSKAFAPILKANGGGALLNVLSVASWVNGGELAAYSASKSAAWSLTNALRNELATQKTQVLALHMAYVDTDLTHGFDVPKSSPEEIVKRALDGLESGLDEVLADELTLQVKRGMTVARPSYLPQAS, from the coding sequence ATGAAAATCGAGAATTCTGTTGTCCTCGTCACCGGTGCCAATCGCGGCATCGGCCAGGCGTTCTCTCGCGAGTTGCTCGCCCGCGGTGCCCGCAAGGTCTACGCTGGCGCGCGCGATCCTGCGACCGTCACCCAATCCGGTGTTCAGGCCCTGCGACTCGACGTCACCAAGCCGGCAGACGTGGCCGCCGCCGCAGCGCTGGCGTCGGATGTCACGCTGATCATCAACAACGCCGGCATTGCCCAGCCTGGAGGCTTTCTCGCAGCGGACAGCGAAGACGTCGCACGGCGCATCTTCGAGACCAACTTTTTCGCCATGTTGCGCATGAGCAAGGCCTTTGCGCCCATTCTCAAGGCCAACGGCGGTGGCGCGTTGCTCAATGTGTTGTCGGTCGCTTCATGGGTGAACGGCGGCGAGCTGGCCGCCTATTCGGCCAGCAAGTCCGCAGCTTGGTCTCTCACCAATGCCCTGCGCAACGAACTGGCGACGCAGAAGACGCAGGTGCTGGCACTGCACATGGCCTACGTCGATACCGATCTCACGCACGGGTTCGATGTCCCGAAGTCCAGCCCTGAGGAGATCGTCAAGCGCGCGCTCGACGGACTCGAATCGGGCCTTGATGAAGTGCTGGCCGATGAGCTCACCCTGCAAGTCAAGCGCGGGATGACGGTGGCCAGGCCCAGCTACCTACCGCAGGCCTCCTGA
- a CDS encoding zinc ribbon domain-containing protein YjdM, with translation MSTIPACPQCALENTYPDGDNYVCADCGHEWPMLETADADDSADAVVKDANGNVLADGDAVVLIKDLKVKGSSITLKMGTKVKSIRLVGGDHEVDCKMDAGSFMLKACYLRKA, from the coding sequence ATGTCCACTATCCCAGCCTGCCCCCAGTGCGCTTTGGAGAACACCTACCCGGACGGCGACAACTATGTTTGTGCCGACTGCGGCCATGAATGGCCCATGCTGGAGACCGCAGACGCTGATGACAGCGCCGACGCCGTGGTCAAGGACGCCAATGGCAACGTGCTGGCCGACGGCGACGCCGTGGTGCTCATCAAGGACCTGAAAGTCAAGGGCTCGTCCATCACCCTCAAAATGGGGACCAAGGTCAAAAGCATTCGCCTGGTCGGCGGCGACCATGAGGTGGACTGCAAAATGGACGCCGGCAGCTTCATGCTGAAAGCCTGCTACCTGAGGAAGGCCTGA
- a CDS encoding ribulose-bisphosphate carboxylase large subunit family protein has protein sequence MSERIHATYWLETGDDPRRAAEVIAGEQSSGTFITLPNETPALKARSGARIERLEVLEQVGQPSLPVATPAKVYTRCTLELSWPIENLGPSLPNLMSTIAGNLFELRQVSGLRVLDLKLPASFAAAYPGPAFGIAGTRRLSGVAQGPLIGTIIKPSVGLDPAQTAEQVRQLIDGGIDFIKDDELQADGPHCPFDERVRAVMQVVNDAAQRDGRKVMVAFNLTGDLDQMRRRHDLVQSLGGTCVMASLNSIGLVGLLELRRHASLPIHAHRCGWGYLSRSPALGWDFAPWHQIWRLAGADHLHVNGLANKFSESDASVIAAARAVLRPLFAHQPMPAMPVFSSGQTGLQAPGTYAALGSADLIHAAGGGIFGHPGGIASGVSAFRQAWEAAMAGTPLHEHAKTHAELRSALEFW, from the coding sequence ATGAGCGAACGTATTCACGCGACCTACTGGCTGGAAACCGGCGATGACCCGCGGCGCGCCGCCGAGGTGATTGCCGGCGAGCAGTCCAGCGGCACCTTCATCACGCTGCCCAACGAGACACCGGCGCTGAAGGCGCGCTCCGGAGCGCGCATCGAACGGCTGGAGGTGCTGGAGCAGGTCGGCCAGCCCAGCCTGCCGGTCGCCACGCCGGCCAAGGTCTACACCCGCTGCACGCTGGAGCTGTCGTGGCCGATCGAGAACCTCGGCCCCTCGTTGCCCAACCTGATGTCGACCATCGCCGGCAACCTGTTCGAGCTGCGCCAGGTGTCGGGCCTGCGTGTGCTGGACCTGAAACTGCCAGCGTCGTTCGCCGCTGCCTACCCCGGCCCGGCCTTCGGCATAGCCGGCACGCGGCGCCTGTCCGGCGTGGCGCAGGGCCCGCTGATCGGCACCATCATCAAGCCCAGCGTCGGGCTGGACCCGGCGCAGACGGCCGAGCAGGTGCGCCAGCTGATTGACGGCGGCATCGACTTCATCAAGGACGATGAGCTGCAGGCCGACGGGCCGCATTGCCCGTTCGACGAGCGTGTGCGCGCCGTGATGCAGGTGGTCAACGACGCGGCCCAGCGCGACGGGCGCAAGGTCATGGTGGCCTTCAACCTGACCGGCGACCTGGACCAGATGCGGCGGCGCCACGACCTCGTGCAGTCGCTGGGCGGCACCTGCGTGATGGCCAGCCTCAATTCCATAGGCCTGGTCGGCCTGCTCGAGCTGCGCCGCCATGCCAGCCTGCCCATCCATGCCCACCGCTGCGGCTGGGGTTATCTCTCGCGCAGCCCGGCGCTGGGCTGGGACTTTGCGCCATGGCACCAGATCTGGCGCCTGGCGGGTGCCGACCACCTGCATGTCAATGGCCTGGCCAACAAGTTCAGCGAATCCGACGCGAGCGTGATCGCCGCCGCGCGCGCGGTGCTGAGGCCGCTGTTCGCCCACCAGCCGATGCCGGCCATGCCGGTCTTCAGTTCGGGCCAGACCGGCCTGCAGGCGCCCGGCACCTATGCGGCGCTCGGCAGCGCGGACCTGATCCATGCCGCTGGCGGCGGCATCTTTGGCCACCCGGGTGGCATTGCCTCCGGGGTCAGCGCCTTCCGCCAGGCCTGGGAGGCGGCGATGGCTGGCACGCCGCTGCACGAGCATGCCAAAACGCATGCCGAGCTGCGCAGCGCGCTTGAGTTCTGGTGA
- a CDS encoding DUF2147 domain-containing protein: protein MAILRLKQTGSVGLILAAALMAPPVRADDASPAGLWRNVDDVSGKPRALIRITESNETLQGRIEKVFPGPTEDPNPKCDKCQGANKDAPVIGLVILNGLTKDGDEYGGGQILDPDNGKVYRSKVRLTDNGKKLSVRGYIGVPMLGRSQTWVRQE from the coding sequence ATGGCAATACTTCGTTTGAAACAAACGGGCTCCGTCGGCCTTATCCTGGCCGCGGCGCTGATGGCGCCGCCGGTCCGGGCGGACGATGCCTCGCCCGCGGGCCTGTGGAGGAACGTTGACGACGTCAGCGGCAAGCCACGGGCGCTGATCCGCATCACCGAATCGAATGAAACCCTGCAGGGCAGAATCGAAAAAGTGTTTCCCGGCCCGACCGAGGATCCGAATCCGAAGTGCGACAAATGCCAGGGCGCGAACAAGGATGCACCGGTCATCGGGCTGGTGATTCTGAACGGCCTGACGAAGGACGGCGACGAATACGGCGGCGGCCAAATTCTCGATCCGGACAACGGCAAGGTCTATCGCAGCAAAGTGCGCCTGACCGACAACGGCAAGAAGCTCAGCGTACGCGGCTACATCGGCGTGCCAATGCTGGGCCGCTCGCAAACCTGGGTACGCCAGGAATAA
- a CDS encoding transcriptional regulator NanR, whose amino-acid sequence MTTEQIQRRKLYQEVLDRLLERIRSGEIPPGAHLPSERELMEFYGVGRPAVREALQALERSGIVEITHGERARVVIPTAGRLIEQLAGGARHLLHSQPDMLEHLKDARVFLEVGMARVAAERATDEDIARLRQRLAEHRASVGKVDEFIQLDMAFHREIARISGNPIFPAILEALFGWAIEYYHPFVRAPGAEQLTLAEHARLVEAIATRDPQAAEAAIREHLTRANELYRQLDPSR is encoded by the coding sequence ATGACCACCGAACAGATCCAGCGCCGCAAGCTGTACCAGGAAGTGCTCGACCGGCTGCTGGAGCGGATCCGCAGCGGCGAAATTCCGCCCGGTGCCCACCTGCCTTCCGAGCGCGAGCTGATGGAGTTCTACGGCGTGGGCCGGCCGGCGGTGCGCGAGGCGCTGCAGGCGCTCGAGCGCTCGGGCATCGTCGAGATCACCCATGGCGAGCGCGCGCGCGTTGTCATTCCCACGGCCGGGCGGCTGATCGAGCAGCTCGCCGGCGGCGCACGCCACCTGCTGCACAGCCAGCCCGACATGCTGGAGCACCTGAAAGACGCGCGCGTCTTTCTGGAAGTGGGCATGGCCCGCGTGGCGGCCGAGCGCGCGACGGACGAAGACATTGCGCGACTGCGGCAGCGGCTGGCCGAACACCGGGCCTCGGTCGGCAAGGTCGACGAGTTCATCCAGCTCGACATGGCTTTTCACCGCGAGATTGCGCGCATCAGCGGCAACCCGATCTTCCCCGCCATTCTCGAGGCCCTGTTCGGCTGGGCGATCGAGTATTACCACCCCTTTGTCCGCGCGCCCGGCGCCGAGCAGCTGACGCTGGCCGAACACGCGCGGCTCGTCGAGGCCATCGCCACGCGCGATCCGCAAGCGGCGGAGGCTGCCATCCGGGAGCACCTGACGCGGGCCAATGAGCTGTATCGCCAGCTGGACCCGTCGCGCTAG
- a CDS encoding TraR/DksA family transcriptional regulator, translating into MTTLRNDQLDLLRRALAERDAQLQVEVRAAKEVAAERPPATARDVQDPGEDAEERYRQGLEHVDLQRDQEELRAIQQAQERMADGSYGGCIDCGQPIPFERLKAQPSASRCIACQTRFEQGRDTTPRYTV; encoded by the coding sequence ATGACGACCCTGAGAAACGACCAGCTCGACCTGCTACGCCGCGCGCTCGCCGAACGAGATGCCCAGTTGCAGGTCGAAGTGCGCGCGGCCAAGGAGGTGGCCGCCGAGCGCCCGCCCGCGACCGCGCGCGATGTGCAGGACCCGGGCGAGGACGCGGAAGAGCGTTACCGCCAAGGGCTCGAACACGTCGACCTGCAGCGCGACCAGGAAGAGCTGCGCGCCATCCAGCAGGCGCAAGAACGCATGGCCGACGGCAGCTATGGCGGTTGCATCGACTGCGGCCAGCCCATTCCCTTCGAGCGCCTGAAGGCGCAGCCGAGCGCGTCACGCTGCATCGCGTGCCAGACGCGCTTCGAGCAAGGGCGCGACACAACCCCGCGCTACACGGTCTGA